A stretch of Panthera tigris isolate Pti1 chromosome E2, P.tigris_Pti1_mat1.1, whole genome shotgun sequence DNA encodes these proteins:
- the CE2H19orf18 gene encoding uncharacterized protein C19orf18 homolog isoform X1 — protein sequence MDKVQSSFTFLVLFLMEWPPLCLPYEGYNQSQTSTNITKQESVSSRLRALKPPMPTQLPGNNGNGKGDTHNPIKTNGSLTTYAAPLNADTWNAALIPRRPALVQVIVIACIAFSIALICGISISYVIYRLVQAEERQQLAWLYNNVKIPLLGDKDEGSEDESQDESTYLLPENEKELEKFIHSVIRSKRRKHMENRLNKEQSLSRETSLDNSVHSVSLENL from the exons ATGGACAAGGTTCAGAGTTCTTTCAcctttctagttttgtttttaatggaatggCCACCTTTATGCTTGCCTTATGAAG GCTACAATCAGTCACAAACATCCACAAATATCACTAAGCAGGAAAGTGTTTCCTCAAGACTCAGAG CTCTGAAACCTCCTATGCCCACGCAATTACCAGGCAATAATG gtAATGGGAAGGGTGATACACATAACCCTATAAAGACTAATGGGAGTCTAACAACCTATGCAGCACCCCTGAACGCTGATACCTGGAATGCTG caCTGATTCCACGTAGACCTGCTCTTGTTCAAGTAATTGTGATTGCGTGTATAGCCTTCAGCATTGCTCTGATATGTGGAATCAGTATTTCCTATGTGATATA TCGGCTGGTCCAGGCTGAGGAAAGACAGCAACTTGCCTGGCTTTATAACAACGTCAAGATACCATTGCTGGGAGACAAGGACGAGGGCTCTGAGGATGAGAGCCAGGATGAGTCCACCTACCTACTTCCAGAGAACGAGAAGGAGCTGGAAAAGTTCATTCACTCAG TTATTAgatccaaaagaagaaaacatatggaaAACAGACTGAATAAAGAACAGTCGTTATCAAGGGAAACAAGTCTAGATAATTCTGTGCACAGTGTGAGCCTGGAGAATCTgtga
- the CE2H19orf18 gene encoding uncharacterized protein C19orf18 homolog isoform X3, with product MDKVQSSFTFLVLFLMEWPPLCLPYEGYNQSQTSTNITKQESVSSRLRGNGKGDTHNPIKTNGSLTTYAAPLNADTWNAALIPRRPALVQVIVIACIAFSIALICGISISYVIYRLVQAEERQQLAWLYNNVKIPLLGDKDEGSEDESQDESTYLLPENEKELEKFIHSVIRSKRRKHMENRLNKEQSLSRETSLDNSVHSVSLENL from the exons ATGGACAAGGTTCAGAGTTCTTTCAcctttctagttttgtttttaatggaatggCCACCTTTATGCTTGCCTTATGAAG GCTACAATCAGTCACAAACATCCACAAATATCACTAAGCAGGAAAGTGTTTCCTCAAGACTCAGAG gtAATGGGAAGGGTGATACACATAACCCTATAAAGACTAATGGGAGTCTAACAACCTATGCAGCACCCCTGAACGCTGATACCTGGAATGCTG caCTGATTCCACGTAGACCTGCTCTTGTTCAAGTAATTGTGATTGCGTGTATAGCCTTCAGCATTGCTCTGATATGTGGAATCAGTATTTCCTATGTGATATA TCGGCTGGTCCAGGCTGAGGAAAGACAGCAACTTGCCTGGCTTTATAACAACGTCAAGATACCATTGCTGGGAGACAAGGACGAGGGCTCTGAGGATGAGAGCCAGGATGAGTCCACCTACCTACTTCCAGAGAACGAGAAGGAGCTGGAAAAGTTCATTCACTCAG TTATTAgatccaaaagaagaaaacatatggaaAACAGACTGAATAAAGAACAGTCGTTATCAAGGGAAACAAGTCTAGATAATTCTGTGCACAGTGTGAGCCTGGAGAATCTgtga
- the CE2H19orf18 gene encoding uncharacterized protein C19orf18 homolog isoform X4 has translation MKFSFQGYNQSQTSTNITKQESVSSRLRALKPPMPTQLPGNNGNGKGDTHNPIKTNGSLTTYAAPLNADTWNAALIPRRPALVQVIVIACIAFSIALICGISISYVIYRLVQAEERQQLAWLYNNVKIPLLGDKDEGSEDESQDESTYLLPENEKELEKFIHSVIRSKRRKHMENRLNKEQSLSRETSLDNSVHSVSLENL, from the exons ATGAAG TTTTCTTTTCAAGGCTACAATCAGTCACAAACATCCACAAATATCACTAAGCAGGAAAGTGTTTCCTCAAGACTCAGAG CTCTGAAACCTCCTATGCCCACGCAATTACCAGGCAATAATG gtAATGGGAAGGGTGATACACATAACCCTATAAAGACTAATGGGAGTCTAACAACCTATGCAGCACCCCTGAACGCTGATACCTGGAATGCTG caCTGATTCCACGTAGACCTGCTCTTGTTCAAGTAATTGTGATTGCGTGTATAGCCTTCAGCATTGCTCTGATATGTGGAATCAGTATTTCCTATGTGATATA TCGGCTGGTCCAGGCTGAGGAAAGACAGCAACTTGCCTGGCTTTATAACAACGTCAAGATACCATTGCTGGGAGACAAGGACGAGGGCTCTGAGGATGAGAGCCAGGATGAGTCCACCTACCTACTTCCAGAGAACGAGAAGGAGCTGGAAAAGTTCATTCACTCAG TTATTAgatccaaaagaagaaaacatatggaaAACAGACTGAATAAAGAACAGTCGTTATCAAGGGAAACAAGTCTAGATAATTCTGTGCACAGTGTGAGCCTGGAGAATCTgtga
- the CE2H19orf18 gene encoding uncharacterized protein C19orf18 homolog isoform X6, with amino-acid sequence MDKVQSSFTFLVLFLMEWPPLCLPYEGNGKGDTHNPIKTNGSLTTYAAPLNADTWNAALIPRRPALVQVIVIACIAFSIALICGISISYVIYRLVQAEERQQLAWLYNNVKIPLLGDKDEGSEDESQDESTYLLPENEKELEKFIHSVIRSKRRKHMENRLNKEQSLSRETSLDNSVHSVSLENL; translated from the exons ATGGACAAGGTTCAGAGTTCTTTCAcctttctagttttgtttttaatggaatggCCACCTTTATGCTTGCCTTATGAAG gtAATGGGAAGGGTGATACACATAACCCTATAAAGACTAATGGGAGTCTAACAACCTATGCAGCACCCCTGAACGCTGATACCTGGAATGCTG caCTGATTCCACGTAGACCTGCTCTTGTTCAAGTAATTGTGATTGCGTGTATAGCCTTCAGCATTGCTCTGATATGTGGAATCAGTATTTCCTATGTGATATA TCGGCTGGTCCAGGCTGAGGAAAGACAGCAACTTGCCTGGCTTTATAACAACGTCAAGATACCATTGCTGGGAGACAAGGACGAGGGCTCTGAGGATGAGAGCCAGGATGAGTCCACCTACCTACTTCCAGAGAACGAGAAGGAGCTGGAAAAGTTCATTCACTCAG TTATTAgatccaaaagaagaaaacatatggaaAACAGACTGAATAAAGAACAGTCGTTATCAAGGGAAACAAGTCTAGATAATTCTGTGCACAGTGTGAGCCTGGAGAATCTgtga
- the CE2H19orf18 gene encoding uncharacterized protein C19orf18 homolog isoform X2: protein MDKVQSSFTFLVLFLMEWPPLCLPYEGYNQSQTSTNITKQESVSSRLRGNNGNGKGDTHNPIKTNGSLTTYAAPLNADTWNAALIPRRPALVQVIVIACIAFSIALICGISISYVIYRLVQAEERQQLAWLYNNVKIPLLGDKDEGSEDESQDESTYLLPENEKELEKFIHSVIRSKRRKHMENRLNKEQSLSRETSLDNSVHSVSLENL, encoded by the exons ATGGACAAGGTTCAGAGTTCTTTCAcctttctagttttgtttttaatggaatggCCACCTTTATGCTTGCCTTATGAAG GCTACAATCAGTCACAAACATCCACAAATATCACTAAGCAGGAAAGTGTTTCCTCAAGACTCAGAG GCAATAATG gtAATGGGAAGGGTGATACACATAACCCTATAAAGACTAATGGGAGTCTAACAACCTATGCAGCACCCCTGAACGCTGATACCTGGAATGCTG caCTGATTCCACGTAGACCTGCTCTTGTTCAAGTAATTGTGATTGCGTGTATAGCCTTCAGCATTGCTCTGATATGTGGAATCAGTATTTCCTATGTGATATA TCGGCTGGTCCAGGCTGAGGAAAGACAGCAACTTGCCTGGCTTTATAACAACGTCAAGATACCATTGCTGGGAGACAAGGACGAGGGCTCTGAGGATGAGAGCCAGGATGAGTCCACCTACCTACTTCCAGAGAACGAGAAGGAGCTGGAAAAGTTCATTCACTCAG TTATTAgatccaaaagaagaaaacatatggaaAACAGACTGAATAAAGAACAGTCGTTATCAAGGGAAACAAGTCTAGATAATTCTGTGCACAGTGTGAGCCTGGAGAATCTgtga
- the CE2H19orf18 gene encoding uncharacterized protein C19orf18 homolog isoform X5 — protein MDKVQSSFTFLVLFLMEWPPLCLPYEGYNQSQTSTNITKQESVSSRLRAPLNADTWNAALIPRRPALVQVIVIACIAFSIALICGISISYVIYRLVQAEERQQLAWLYNNVKIPLLGDKDEGSEDESQDESTYLLPENEKELEKFIHSVIRSKRRKHMENRLNKEQSLSRETSLDNSVHSVSLENL, from the exons ATGGACAAGGTTCAGAGTTCTTTCAcctttctagttttgtttttaatggaatggCCACCTTTATGCTTGCCTTATGAAG GCTACAATCAGTCACAAACATCCACAAATATCACTAAGCAGGAAAGTGTTTCCTCAAGACTCAGAG CACCCCTGAACGCTGATACCTGGAATGCTG caCTGATTCCACGTAGACCTGCTCTTGTTCAAGTAATTGTGATTGCGTGTATAGCCTTCAGCATTGCTCTGATATGTGGAATCAGTATTTCCTATGTGATATA TCGGCTGGTCCAGGCTGAGGAAAGACAGCAACTTGCCTGGCTTTATAACAACGTCAAGATACCATTGCTGGGAGACAAGGACGAGGGCTCTGAGGATGAGAGCCAGGATGAGTCCACCTACCTACTTCCAGAGAACGAGAAGGAGCTGGAAAAGTTCATTCACTCAG TTATTAgatccaaaagaagaaaacatatggaaAACAGACTGAATAAAGAACAGTCGTTATCAAGGGAAACAAGTCTAGATAATTCTGTGCACAGTGTGAGCCTGGAGAATCTgtga